The Miscanthus floridulus cultivar M001 chromosome 17, ASM1932011v1, whole genome shotgun sequence genome has a window encoding:
- the LOC136518845 gene encoding uncharacterized protein isoform X2, which produces MDGCSSWLPFLGAGIGDGVSRSGSEVQQKQDLPISSQVEEQLQQFYLLMDMEKNGHTEPEVVPSSESSMFRSFSGSPDEISSLKQRSSNNTTANSCHHLAPAEVSSQQRQLSPVTYGSDRHYDQQCYGNLDKILNLDEFNCQEAHNERAQLKNGHGGAFMPYVRHLSPKNKPNKPGSGGQRAIKAAMSAVGWMHMVRLAQWRQCCYQMEMAVAPPTGGSNCNQQLHVLSERKRREKLNDSFRALRTVLPPASKKDKASILIRARDYVSTLESRVSELEEKNRMLIELLHRHDNGGNPGDVSGKKIEVDIDINREPCAVKETSQEFRLKIMVGSECNAMDAVVSILECLKEIGDVRLLSMDTGSRATTLTLQMKSSRWYDNILKEYVIKSVKGAMKSKIETS; this is translated from the exons ATGGACGGCTGCAGCAGCTGGTTGCCATTCCTAGGCGCTGGAATTGGCGACGGCGTATCGAG GAGTGGCTCGGAGGTGCAGCAGAAGCAGGACCTGCCGATTAGCTCGCAAGTGGAGGAGCAGCTCCAACAG TTCTACTTGCTGATGGACATGGAGAAAAATGGACACACAGAGCCAGAGGTGGTGCCCTCGTCTGAATCATCCATGTTCCGCTCCTTCTCTGGAAGTCCCGACGAGATCTCGTCGCTCAAGCAACGTAGCAGCAACAACACCACTGCAAACTCTTGCCACCACCTGGCACCTGCAGAGGTCTCTTCCCAGCAGAGACAGCTCTCCCCAGTCACCTACGGCAGCGACCGCCACTATGACCAACAGTGCTATGGCAACCTTGACAAGATCCTAAACCTGGACGAATTCAACTGCCAAGAAGCTCACAACGAACGAGCGCAGCTCAagaacggccatggcggcgcgttCATGCCCTACGTCCGCCACCTCAGCCCGAAGAACAAGCCCAATAAGCCAGGCTCCGGCGGGCAGAGGGCGATCAAGGCGGCCATGTCAGCTGTGGGATGGATGCACATGGTCAGGCTTGCCCAGTGGCGGCAGTGCTGCTACCAGATGGAAATGGCAGTAGCGCCGCCCACCGGCGGGAGCAACTGCAACCAGCAGCTGCACGTTTTGTCGGAGCGCAAGCGCCGCGAGAAGCTCAACGACAGCTTCAGGGCTCTCAGGACAGTGCTCCCCCCTGCATCCAAG AAAGATAAAGCATCCATACTGATCAGAGCAAGGGACTACGTGAGCACTCTCGAGTCTCGAGTGTCTGAGTTAGAGGAGAAGAACAGGATGCTAATAGAGTTGCTGCACCGCCATGACAATGGAGGAAATCCAGGCGATGTTTCTGGCAAAAAGATTGAGGTCGATATCGATATCAATAGAGAACCATGCGCGGTAAAGGAAACATCACAGGAATTTCGCCTGAAGATAATGGTAGGGTCAGAGTGCAATGCCATGGATGCTGTAGTTAGTATACTTGAGTGCCTCAAGGAGATAGGGGACGTGAGATTGTTATCCATGGACACGGGCAGCAGAGCCACCACCTTAACATTACAAATGAAG TCTAGCAGATGGTATGACAATATCCTGAAGGAATATGTAATAAAGAGTGTCAAGGGCGCCATGAAGTCAAAGATAGAGACAAGCTAA
- the LOC136518845 gene encoding uncharacterized protein isoform X1: MDGCSSWLPFLGAGIGDGVSSRSGSEVQQKQDLPISSQVEEQLQQFYLLMDMEKNGHTEPEVVPSSESSMFRSFSGSPDEISSLKQRSSNNTTANSCHHLAPAEVSSQQRQLSPVTYGSDRHYDQQCYGNLDKILNLDEFNCQEAHNERAQLKNGHGGAFMPYVRHLSPKNKPNKPGSGGQRAIKAAMSAVGWMHMVRLAQWRQCCYQMEMAVAPPTGGSNCNQQLHVLSERKRREKLNDSFRALRTVLPPASKKDKASILIRARDYVSTLESRVSELEEKNRMLIELLHRHDNGGNPGDVSGKKIEVDIDINREPCAVKETSQEFRLKIMVGSECNAMDAVVSILECLKEIGDVRLLSMDTGSRATTLTLQMKSSRWYDNILKEYVIKSVKGAMKSKIETS; encoded by the exons ATGGACGGCTGCAGCAGCTGGTTGCCATTCCTAGGCGCTGGAATTGGCGACGGCGTATCGAG CAGGAGTGGCTCGGAGGTGCAGCAGAAGCAGGACCTGCCGATTAGCTCGCAAGTGGAGGAGCAGCTCCAACAG TTCTACTTGCTGATGGACATGGAGAAAAATGGACACACAGAGCCAGAGGTGGTGCCCTCGTCTGAATCATCCATGTTCCGCTCCTTCTCTGGAAGTCCCGACGAGATCTCGTCGCTCAAGCAACGTAGCAGCAACAACACCACTGCAAACTCTTGCCACCACCTGGCACCTGCAGAGGTCTCTTCCCAGCAGAGACAGCTCTCCCCAGTCACCTACGGCAGCGACCGCCACTATGACCAACAGTGCTATGGCAACCTTGACAAGATCCTAAACCTGGACGAATTCAACTGCCAAGAAGCTCACAACGAACGAGCGCAGCTCAagaacggccatggcggcgcgttCATGCCCTACGTCCGCCACCTCAGCCCGAAGAACAAGCCCAATAAGCCAGGCTCCGGCGGGCAGAGGGCGATCAAGGCGGCCATGTCAGCTGTGGGATGGATGCACATGGTCAGGCTTGCCCAGTGGCGGCAGTGCTGCTACCAGATGGAAATGGCAGTAGCGCCGCCCACCGGCGGGAGCAACTGCAACCAGCAGCTGCACGTTTTGTCGGAGCGCAAGCGCCGCGAGAAGCTCAACGACAGCTTCAGGGCTCTCAGGACAGTGCTCCCCCCTGCATCCAAG AAAGATAAAGCATCCATACTGATCAGAGCAAGGGACTACGTGAGCACTCTCGAGTCTCGAGTGTCTGAGTTAGAGGAGAAGAACAGGATGCTAATAGAGTTGCTGCACCGCCATGACAATGGAGGAAATCCAGGCGATGTTTCTGGCAAAAAGATTGAGGTCGATATCGATATCAATAGAGAACCATGCGCGGTAAAGGAAACATCACAGGAATTTCGCCTGAAGATAATGGTAGGGTCAGAGTGCAATGCCATGGATGCTGTAGTTAGTATACTTGAGTGCCTCAAGGAGATAGGGGACGTGAGATTGTTATCCATGGACACGGGCAGCAGAGCCACCACCTTAACATTACAAATGAAG TCTAGCAGATGGTATGACAATATCCTGAAGGAATATGTAATAAAGAGTGTCAAGGGCGCCATGAAGTCAAAGATAGAGACAAGCTAA